A region from the Tahibacter amnicola genome encodes:
- the purH gene encoding bifunctional phosphoribosylaminoimidazolecarboxamide formyltransferase/IMP cyclohydrolase, which translates to MSPMFDATLVPVRRALLSVSDKTGLIDLARGLDALGISLLSTGGTARALREAGIPVTDVSAVTGFPEIMDGRVKTLHPKIHGGLLGRRGIDDQVMAQHGIAPIDLLVVNLYPFEQATSRPDCTLDEGIENIDIGGPAMLRAAAKNHEHVAVLTDPTDYAELLQGLHSAQGTTLDLRRRLAAKTYAHTARYDGLIANWLGARTGEREDNFPPSLHLAYRRAQTLRYGENPHQSAALYVESDASPGIVATARVLAGKELSFNNIADADAALECVKAFGSAPACVIVKHANPCGVALGETPMLAYERAYSCDPTSAFGGIIAFNRSLDVVTARAILDRQFVEVVIAPEVDEAALAAFAKKPNVRVLATGHWPEHAPQSLDIKRIAGGVLVQDADRDTLLLSDLQVVSKRIPTADELRDLLFAWHVAMYVKSNAIVFARGGQTIGVGAGQMSRVISARIASMKAEEAGLAVKGSVMASDAFFPFRDGIDTAAQAGIRAVIQPGGSMRDEEVIAAADENDMAMVFTGVRHFRH; encoded by the coding sequence ATGTCGCCCATGTTTGACGCAACCCTCGTTCCCGTCCGACGCGCGCTCCTGAGCGTATCGGACAAGACCGGCCTCATCGACCTCGCTCGCGGCCTGGACGCGCTGGGTATCAGTCTGCTATCCACCGGCGGCACGGCGCGCGCCCTGCGCGAGGCCGGGATTCCGGTGACCGACGTCAGCGCCGTCACGGGTTTCCCCGAGATCATGGACGGCCGCGTCAAGACATTGCACCCGAAAATCCACGGCGGCCTGCTCGGCCGTCGCGGCATCGACGACCAGGTCATGGCGCAGCACGGCATCGCGCCGATCGACCTGCTCGTTGTCAATCTTTATCCCTTTGAACAAGCCACCAGCCGGCCCGACTGCACGCTGGACGAGGGCATCGAGAACATCGACATCGGCGGACCGGCCATGCTGCGCGCCGCCGCGAAGAATCACGAACACGTCGCCGTGCTCACCGACCCGACCGACTACGCCGAGCTGCTCCAGGGTCTGCACAGCGCCCAGGGCACCACGCTGGACCTGCGCCGCCGCCTCGCCGCCAAGACCTACGCGCACACGGCGCGCTATGACGGCCTGATCGCGAACTGGCTCGGTGCCCGCACCGGCGAGCGCGAAGACAACTTCCCGCCCAGCCTGCACCTGGCCTACCGTCGTGCGCAGACGCTGCGCTACGGCGAGAACCCGCACCAGTCCGCCGCCTTGTATGTGGAATCGGATGCCTCGCCCGGCATCGTGGCGACCGCCCGCGTGCTCGCCGGCAAGGAACTGTCGTTCAACAACATCGCCGATGCCGATGCGGCGCTTGAATGCGTCAAGGCCTTCGGCAGCGCACCCGCCTGCGTCATCGTCAAGCACGCCAACCCCTGCGGCGTGGCGCTGGGCGAAACCCCGATGCTGGCCTACGAGCGGGCCTACAGCTGCGACCCGACGTCGGCTTTCGGCGGCATCATCGCCTTCAACCGGTCGCTCGATGTGGTCACCGCGCGCGCCATCCTGGATCGCCAGTTCGTCGAGGTGGTGATTGCACCGGAAGTGGACGAAGCGGCGTTGGCAGCGTTTGCGAAAAAGCCGAATGTGCGCGTGCTGGCCACCGGCCACTGGCCGGAACACGCGCCGCAGAGCCTGGACATCAAGCGCATTGCCGGCGGCGTACTGGTGCAGGATGCCGACCGCGACACCCTGCTGCTGTCGGACCTCCAGGTCGTCTCCAAGCGCATTCCCACCGCCGACGAGCTGCGCGACCTGCTGTTCGCCTGGCACGTGGCGATGTATGTCAAATCCAACGCCATCGTCTTCGCGCGCGGCGGCCAGACCATCGGCGTGGGTGCCGGCCAGATGAGCCGGGTCATCAGCGCGCGGATCGCCAGCATGAAAGCCGAGGAAGCAGGCCTGGCCGTCAAGGGCAGCGTAATGGCCTCCGACGCCTTCTTCCCGTTCCGCGACGGCATCGACACGGCCGCGCAGGCCGGCATCCGTGCGGTGATCCAGCCGGGCGGCTCGATGCGCGACGAGGAAGTCATCGCCGCAGCCGACGAGAACGACATGGCCATGGTGTTCACGGGCGTGCGCCACTTCCGCCACTGA
- a CDS encoding helix-turn-helix domain-containing protein, producing the protein MNAVTALRAEQVNDALLQPALRDCVARAVRRYLTDLDTHQAEGLYDLVMQEVEGPMLREVMAWHGDNQSKAALALGINRATLRKKLAQHGLL; encoded by the coding sequence GTGAATGCCGTAACCGCCCTTCGCGCCGAACAGGTCAACGACGCTCTACTGCAACCCGCGTTGCGCGATTGTGTTGCGCGTGCGGTGCGTCGTTACCTTACCGACCTTGACACGCACCAGGCCGAAGGCCTGTATGACCTTGTCATGCAGGAAGTCGAAGGCCCGATGCTGCGGGAAGTCATGGCCTGGCACGGTGACAACCAGAGCAAGGCGGCGTTGGCACTGGGCATCAACCGCGCCACGTTGCGCAAGAAGCTCGCCCAGCACGGCCTGCTGTAA
- a CDS encoding zinc-ribbon and DUF3426 domain-containing protein, with product MYTQCPECHTVFSATAPTIARGHGMARCSHCNAVFDVLRTLADQLPPEPFDRLEVHAPQVEPPLLGVPVYRPNPQPVTFTFDPDDKPRPREHRRAHGLPAFARHGTRAPGRRWPWVAGSTALFLTLSAQLAYAERTVLLNHATVRPLLDSACEIVHCQLPLRQDLDQLELLSRDIRPHPSVPGALIVSATLRNAADFSQAFPIVEITLSDLDENRVAMRRFQPREYLGDTRLISKGLAAGASTALVFEVKDPGKNAVAFEFKFL from the coding sequence ATGTATACGCAATGCCCCGAGTGCCATACCGTTTTCAGTGCCACGGCGCCGACCATCGCGCGCGGTCACGGCATGGCCCGGTGCAGCCACTGCAATGCGGTCTTCGACGTGCTGCGCACGCTCGCCGACCAGTTGCCACCGGAACCCTTCGATCGTCTCGAGGTGCACGCGCCGCAGGTGGAGCCGCCACTGCTGGGCGTGCCCGTGTACCGGCCCAACCCGCAACCCGTCACCTTCACGTTCGATCCCGACGACAAGCCGCGCCCGCGCGAACACCGCCGCGCGCATGGACTGCCCGCCTTTGCCCGGCACGGCACGCGCGCACCCGGACGACGCTGGCCCTGGGTGGCCGGCAGCACGGCGTTGTTCCTGACGCTCTCCGCCCAGCTGGCTTATGCCGAGCGTACGGTGCTGCTCAATCACGCCACCGTCCGTCCGCTGCTCGACAGCGCCTGCGAAATCGTCCATTGCCAGCTGCCGCTGCGGCAAGACCTGGACCAGCTGGAATTGCTGTCGCGTGACATCCGCCCGCACCCGTCGGTGCCGGGTGCACTCATCGTCTCCGCCACACTGCGCAATGCCGCGGATTTTTCGCAAGCCTTTCCCATCGTCGAGATCACACTCTCGGATCTGGATGAGAACCGCGTCGCGATGCGGCGGTTCCAGCCGCGCGAATATCTGGGTGACACGCGGTTGATCAGCAAAGGACTTGCGGCAGGCGCCAGCACCGCACTGGTGTTTGAAGTGAAAGATCCAGGCAAGAACGCCGTCGCGTTTGAATTCAAGTTTCTGTAA
- the prmA gene encoding 50S ribosomal protein L11 methyltransferase yields MPWIELSLTLHADQQERIESALNELGALSVTLLDAEDHPIFEPMPGETPVWPTIKLAALFDIVCDRVGLVHVLTDLVPEIAPDQLQFRDVPDEDWTRAWMDTFQPMQFGRRLWIYPWNIEPPDDAADAVIVRLDPGLAFGTGTHPTTALCLEWLDGVDLNGKTVVDYGCGSGVLAIAALKLGAARVIGVDLDPQALESSRDNAERNGVVDALELMLPADYTAVPQDILVANILAGPLDELAPLFAASIKPGHPFALSGILAGQDVELLRRYSEWFTDLDVAQREDWVRISGCRR; encoded by the coding sequence ATGCCATGGATCGAACTCTCGCTGACCCTCCACGCTGATCAGCAGGAACGCATCGAATCGGCGCTCAACGAGCTGGGCGCGCTCTCGGTCACCCTGCTCGACGCCGAAGACCATCCGATTTTCGAGCCCATGCCCGGCGAGACACCGGTCTGGCCGACGATCAAGCTGGCGGCGCTGTTCGACATCGTGTGCGATCGCGTCGGCCTGGTGCACGTGCTCACCGACCTGGTACCGGAAATCGCGCCGGATCAATTGCAGTTCCGGGATGTTCCCGACGAGGACTGGACCCGCGCCTGGATGGATACCTTCCAGCCGATGCAGTTCGGCCGGCGGCTGTGGATCTACCCGTGGAACATCGAACCGCCGGACGATGCCGCCGACGCCGTCATCGTCCGCCTGGATCCGGGCCTGGCTTTCGGCACCGGCACGCATCCCACCACGGCCCTGTGCCTGGAATGGCTCGACGGCGTCGACCTCAACGGCAAGACCGTGGTCGATTACGGCTGCGGTTCGGGCGTGCTGGCGATTGCCGCGTTGAAACTGGGAGCCGCGCGCGTCATCGGCGTCGACCTGGATCCCCAGGCACTCGAATCCAGCCGCGACAACGCCGAACGCAACGGCGTTGTGGACGCCCTGGAGCTGATGCTGCCGGCGGACTACACCGCGGTGCCGCAGGATATCCTCGTCGCCAATATTCTCGCCGGACCGCTGGATGAGCTGGCGCCGCTGTTCGCCGCCAGCATCAAGCCGGGCCATCCCTTTGCGCTGTCGGGCATCCTCGCCGGCCAGGACGTCGAGCTGCTCCGGCGCTACAGCGAATGGTTCACCGACCTCGACGTTGCGCAGCGCGAAGACTGGGTGCGCATCAGCGGTTGCCGGCGCTGA
- the accC gene encoding acetyl-CoA carboxylase biotin carboxylase subunit translates to MLDKVVIANRGEIALRVLRACHALGIKTVAVHSTVDRNLKHVGMADESVCIGPAPAAESYLNVPAIIAAAEVTDAQAIHPGYGFLSENADFAERVEKSGFIFIGPTPGVIRLMGDKVEAIKAMKAAGVPCVPGSGGPLGDDPIENGRIARDIGYPVIVKAAGGGGGRGMRVVHTEAHLHNAITMTKSEAKAAFGNDMVYMEKFLENPRHIEIQVLADGQGNAIHLGERDCSMQRRHQKVVEEAPAPGISDEQRAEIGRVCVEACLRIGYRGAGTFEFLFEAGRFYFIEMNTRIQVEHPVTELVTGIDLVREQLLIAAGEKLSIRQEDIRLTGHAIECRINAEDPETFMPSPGTVKRFLGAGGPGVRLDTHIYDGYRIPPNYDSMIGKLIVHGRDRATAIARMRLALAEMVIDGVKTNIPLQQRIMADVGFQTGGQNIHYLEKRIAEQREKGITLG, encoded by the coding sequence ATGCTCGACAAAGTCGTCATCGCCAATCGCGGCGAAATCGCCCTGCGCGTGCTGCGTGCCTGCCACGCCCTGGGCATCAAGACGGTGGCCGTGCATTCCACGGTCGACCGCAACCTCAAGCACGTCGGCATGGCGGATGAATCCGTCTGCATCGGTCCTGCGCCGGCGGCGGAAAGCTACCTGAACGTGCCGGCGATCATCGCCGCGGCCGAAGTGACCGACGCCCAGGCGATCCACCCGGGCTACGGCTTTCTGTCCGAGAATGCCGACTTCGCCGAGCGCGTGGAGAAATCCGGCTTCATCTTCATCGGCCCGACGCCGGGCGTGATCCGCCTGATGGGCGACAAGGTCGAGGCGATCAAGGCCATGAAGGCGGCTGGCGTGCCCTGCGTGCCCGGTTCCGGCGGCCCGCTGGGCGACGATCCGATCGAGAACGGCCGCATCGCCCGCGACATCGGCTATCCGGTGATCGTCAAGGCGGCGGGCGGCGGCGGCGGCCGCGGCATGCGCGTGGTCCACACCGAGGCGCATCTGCATAACGCCATCACCATGACCAAGTCCGAGGCCAAGGCAGCGTTCGGCAACGACATGGTGTACATGGAGAAGTTTCTCGAGAATCCGCGCCACATCGAGATCCAGGTGCTGGCTGACGGCCAGGGCAATGCCATTCACCTGGGCGAACGCGACTGCTCGATGCAGCGGCGCCACCAGAAGGTCGTCGAAGAGGCGCCAGCACCTGGCATCAGCGACGAACAGCGCGCCGAGATCGGCCGGGTCTGCGTGGAGGCCTGCCTGCGCATCGGCTATCGCGGCGCGGGCACCTTCGAGTTCCTGTTCGAGGCCGGTCGCTTCTACTTCATCGAGATGAATACGCGCATCCAGGTGGAGCACCCGGTGACCGAACTGGTGACGGGCATCGACCTGGTCCGTGAGCAACTGCTGATCGCCGCGGGCGAGAAGCTGTCGATCCGCCAGGAAGACATCCGCCTGACCGGCCATGCGATCGAGTGCCGCATCAACGCGGAAGATCCGGAAACCTTCATGCCGAGCCCCGGCACGGTCAAGCGCTTCCTGGGTGCCGGCGGCCCCGGTGTACGCCTGGACACGCACATCTATGACGGCTACCGCATCCCGCCGAACTACGATTCGATGATCGGCAAGCTGATCGTGCACGGACGCGACCGCGCGACCGCCATCGCGCGCATGCGCCTGGCGCTGGCCGAGATGGTGATCGACGGCGTCAAGACGAACATTCCACTGCAGCAGCGCATCATGGCCGACGTCGGCTTCCAGACCGGCGGCCAGAACATCCATTATCTGGAGAAGCGCATCGCCGAGCAGCGCGAGAAAGGCATCACCCTGGGCTGA
- the accB gene encoding acetyl-CoA carboxylase biotin carboxyl carrier protein yields the protein MDLRKIKKLIDILEESNLAELEIKEGEEVVRLSRMPRGAVPVMAAPQQPVTHVHVEQHRAGQSAPAASEPAAPAASGKTLPEGHVVRSPMVGTFYASPNPDAPAFVKVGQQVKAGDTLGIIEAMKMFNQIEADISGTVVAVLASNGQPIEFDEPLFVIG from the coding sequence GTGGACTTGCGCAAAATCAAGAAGCTGATCGACATCCTGGAAGAGTCGAATCTGGCCGAACTGGAAATCAAGGAAGGTGAAGAAGTCGTCCGCCTGTCGCGCATGCCGCGCGGGGCCGTGCCGGTCATGGCCGCGCCGCAGCAGCCGGTGACCCACGTTCACGTCGAGCAGCACCGGGCCGGCCAGTCCGCTCCCGCGGCATCCGAACCGGCGGCACCGGCGGCCTCGGGCAAGACGCTGCCGGAAGGCCACGTCGTCCGTTCGCCGATGGTCGGCACCTTCTACGCCTCGCCCAATCCCGACGCACCGGCGTTCGTGAAGGTCGGGCAGCAGGTCAAGGCCGGCGATACGCTGGGCATCATCGAAGCGATGAAGATGTTCAACCAGATCGAGGCCGACATCAGCGGCACGGTCGTGGCAGTCCTGGCCAGCAACGGCCAGCCGATCGAGTTCGACGAACCGCTCTTCGTCATCGGCTGA
- the aroQ gene encoding type II 3-dehydroquinate dehydratase: protein MARILLLHGPNLNLLGTREPETYGHATLATIVGDLITSAQAAGHELESFQSNAEHALIDRIHAARADGTAFILFNPAAFTHTSVALRDALLAVALPFIELHLSNVHAREPFRHHSYFSDIAVGVIAGFGADSYRLALEAALRRL from the coding sequence GTGGCCAGAATCCTGTTGCTGCACGGACCGAATCTGAACCTGCTCGGCACGCGCGAGCCGGAAACCTATGGCCATGCCACGCTGGCGACGATCGTAGGTGATCTGATCACCTCCGCGCAGGCTGCCGGTCACGAGCTGGAAAGCTTCCAGTCCAACGCCGAGCATGCGCTGATCGATCGCATTCATGCGGCCCGGGCCGATGGCACGGCCTTCATCCTGTTCAATCCGGCGGCGTTCACGCACACCAGCGTGGCCCTGCGCGACGCGCTGCTGGCAGTCGCCCTGCCGTTCATCGAACTGCACCTTTCGAACGTGCACGCGCGCGAACCATTCCGTCATCACTCGTATTTCTCGGATATCGCCGTGGGTGTCATCGCCGGTTTCGGCGCCGACAGCTACCGGCTGGCGCTGGAAGCAGCGCTGCGCCGGCTCTGA
- a CDS encoding xanthine dehydrogenase family protein molybdopterin-binding subunit, with product MSHDGDSIALPPHPDRRRFLKAGVAVAALASLRVGLALPRAARRLGAFVEIGADGSVSLTIHRSEMGQGVRTSLALVLAQALDVPWSSVRVVQGDADAQLGDQNTEGSYTIRSCHAPLRQAAGKARAALMEAAAQRWGTKAATLDTDAGAVVRPGTRHRIPYADLVAVAAARPLPQKEMPKPLSPGMPATLPRRIDGDDIVRGKARFGIDIQLPEQRFAVLVRAPFPAQRIVRIDDARARAVSGVEAVLPLEAQAAPANSLASVAVIARTTWAAIKAARLLTVQWSQAPTWSEAMLEEATAQALPVQESGSDAGTSDGDTLSLTYTTAMTAHAPLEPPMATARYAEGRCEIWAPTQNPQLAQKLVARALGMEPAKVTVHVTLLGGSFGRKAQQDFVVEAALLARQVAWPVQVLWRREDEFSRGYFRPASRQQLAITLDAEGRPQRWDHRVAFASVATVEDPAATRHADWELEELRAFPYRVARQRFHAAAVKAPVRVAWQRSVASWHLVFAIQSAIGEIALRRGLDPIALQLALIDHQPDHSGPPSTRDHDRAGLDRVLRRLRDELARTHAEGVIAGHACAAMRGSFVALAARVTVAGNDTVRLVGFDAVVDCGRVIHADLLRQQIEGGVLYGLSDALYGRIALTPDGAEQSNFHQYRLLRMAEAVPVRVHILASSAPPTGAGELATPVVAPALANAIAAATGRRHRDLPLGNVLAL from the coding sequence ATGAGCCACGACGGTGACTCGATAGCGCTGCCGCCGCACCCCGACCGGCGCCGGTTCCTGAAAGCCGGCGTTGCCGTGGCGGCCCTGGCCAGCCTGCGCGTCGGACTGGCCCTGCCGCGGGCGGCACGCCGGCTGGGCGCTTTCGTGGAAATCGGCGCGGATGGTTCGGTATCGCTGACCATCCACCGCTCGGAAATGGGCCAGGGCGTGCGCACCAGCCTGGCCCTGGTCCTTGCCCAGGCACTGGATGTGCCCTGGTCATCGGTACGTGTCGTGCAGGGCGACGCGGATGCGCAGCTGGGCGACCAGAACACCGAAGGGAGCTACACCATCCGTAGCTGTCATGCGCCGCTGCGGCAAGCGGCCGGAAAGGCGCGCGCCGCGCTGATGGAGGCTGCCGCACAACGCTGGGGCACCAAGGCCGCGACTCTGGATACCGACGCAGGCGCCGTGGTCCGGCCAGGCACCCGTCACCGGATCCCCTACGCCGATCTCGTCGCCGTCGCCGCCGCCCGACCACTACCGCAGAAGGAGATGCCCAAGCCGCTGTCGCCGGGAATGCCCGCGACGCTGCCACGACGCATCGACGGCGACGACATCGTGCGCGGCAAGGCCCGCTTTGGCATCGACATCCAGTTGCCGGAGCAGCGCTTTGCCGTGCTGGTGCGCGCGCCCTTTCCGGCGCAGCGGATCGTGCGCATCGATGACGCCAGGGCGCGTGCCGTTTCCGGCGTCGAAGCCGTCCTGCCGCTGGAAGCTCAGGCCGCGCCGGCCAACTCGCTCGCGTCCGTCGCCGTCATCGCCCGCACCACCTGGGCAGCGATCAAGGCGGCGCGCCTGCTCACGGTGCAGTGGAGCCAGGCGCCCACCTGGTCCGAGGCGATGCTCGAGGAAGCCACGGCGCAGGCCCTTCCCGTCCAGGAAAGCGGCAGCGATGCGGGCACATCCGACGGCGACACCCTGTCGCTCACCTACACCACGGCGATGACCGCCCATGCGCCACTGGAACCGCCCATGGCGACCGCGCGCTACGCCGAGGGCCGCTGCGAAATCTGGGCACCGACGCAGAATCCGCAGCTGGCGCAAAAGCTGGTGGCCCGTGCGCTGGGAATGGAACCGGCAAAGGTGACGGTCCACGTGACGCTCCTGGGCGGCAGCTTCGGGCGCAAGGCACAGCAGGACTTCGTCGTCGAAGCGGCGCTGCTGGCCAGGCAGGTGGCCTGGCCGGTGCAGGTGCTGTGGCGGCGGGAGGACGAGTTCAGTCGCGGCTACTTCCGCCCCGCCAGCCGGCAGCAGCTGGCGATCACGCTGGACGCCGAGGGACGCCCGCAGCGGTGGGACCACCGGGTCGCGTTCGCCAGTGTCGCCACCGTGGAGGACCCGGCGGCGACGCGCCATGCGGACTGGGAACTGGAGGAACTGCGCGCCTTTCCTTACCGCGTCGCACGGCAGCGTTTCCACGCCGCCGCAGTGAAGGCGCCGGTCCGCGTGGCCTGGCAGCGCTCGGTCGCCAGTTGGCACCTGGTGTTTGCGATCCAGAGCGCGATCGGCGAGATCGCGCTGCGGCGCGGCCTGGATCCGATTGCCCTGCAACTGGCCCTGATCGATCACCAGCCGGACCACTCCGGCCCGCCCTCCACGCGCGATCACGACCGCGCCGGCCTGGACCGTGTGTTGCGCCGGCTGCGCGACGAACTGGCCCGCACGCACGCGGAAGGCGTCATCGCCGGCCATGCCTGCGCGGCGATGCGCGGATCCTTCGTCGCCCTGGCCGCGCGGGTGACCGTGGCCGGCAACGACACCGTCCGGCTGGTCGGGTTCGACGCCGTGGTCGATTGCGGCCGCGTGATCCATGCCGACCTTCTGCGGCAACAGATCGAAGGTGGCGTGCTCTACGGACTTTCCGACGCGCTCTACGGTCGGATCGCGCTGACGCCGGACGGCGCGGAACAGAGCAACTTTCATCAATACCGCCTCTTGCGAATGGCCGAAGCGGTCCCAGTTCGGGTCCACATCCTCGCGTCGAGCGCGCCACCGACGGGCGCCGGGGAGCTGGCAACCCCGGTGGTGGCGCCGGCGCTGGCCAACGCCATCGCAGCCGCTACCGGTCGCCGCCACCGCGACCTGCCGCTGGGAAATGTCCTCGCCCTGTAA